The window agcacccaaccggcacctccatccgatccacttacaacaggtgagttcatacccttaaattaaccttttaaatgtttttacatgcttttatggggggatacaagttaaaacatgctagttatcatattaATCATtcgtgattaataacccgcatgcacaaggatttatcacactttcagctgttttaccaagtataatactatagatggtttttccaaaacgtctttacttgtttaaatcttttctcaaattatctctcgtgttgtatgttttacttctaaaccagttacaacagtgttttaaacaaaggcTTTCTTTACTTATTGTGTTATTAAATTACattcaaaacgtgtttatgaacggttttcaaagcctgttttacataacgatatcaagtcataaattcttatttttaaaggttttccaaaggttttatgaAAGTTTTATTCTATACTTCTAGGCTTCTACTTCATTAAATGCATgcatgtacttgtatagttatataaataatgtttaaaagacttaggaaggctagttcgccctatttccttttccttgttgggatgtggtctggtgggtatcggatatccgtctgaaggtcgtttaaacattagttatatatcatgtatacacgtatagacataaaggtttacatcggccagttcatttcccttgggtagcaagggcatccgtCCATTCAtcactcatagatcagagacactagtaactattataggaatatttaggaggttctatttactctttctagtacgagaattccaaaggagtcagttctttcgtgagtctatatcattacTCCAGCGCCTCTatagaattcagaatacgagatgcatcttcaggacatggatctccccgtcgtcaagttggtaaccagagtctcctggagggagagcattgtgtgtatagatctatacgagactgacactcccgcaccctgactgctagctacagtccacggcctaccaagccaaggggtgacaaatgtcacatttattctgaCGCTTGCatggcgtcaagtactctagtgtcaatcagtatggttacgagtatctctatgtttaccttataattcatggccttatggtaacgagaattaacactgtattcttgaaacaacactcttaggattaccctttgttttagaccttgctagttgtatcgttcatttgatactgtctggggtctgtgttccttgttttagaccttgctagctgtatcattcatttgatactgtttggggtctgtgtttctttgttttagaccttgctagttgtatcgttcatttgatactgtctggggtatgtgtttctttgttttagaccttgctagttgtatcgttcatttgatactgtctggggtctgtgtttctttgttttagaccttgctagccgtatggtacatttgataccgtctggggtctgtgtttccttttgttaaacTGAGCCatgcgtatcattcattcgatactctcctggagtctatgatttcttttgcctttgtcagcagtattttctgctgaggcatatgttattttcccctagtatttttactagtgatattctcctactttctttaaagtcaaataccgtattttggtaatgatagcatttcagggaaaatttctctttaaaacataacactgtcgagtcttggtagaagactgcttttaattagaaaatataggattttctggacaGGACGCTAATACATCAtaaattctaaactactactttttataaagttattttgaataaaatgattacttacacaaatgacactaaatacttatgaactcaccaacatttataaaaatgttgatactcgctttcaaaataacttgtattctcaggtcagcaatagaccgGTACACCCATGAGCTTTTGTGAAGCCaacctagaaccgagctgcatctatactagtttctgtattattttgatgtctctataaaatgtaactcatgtaaaactattactattaatgcaatggttgttgtactttgattactatattgcatatgttttgatacttgacatgacgtcatccaccccagaacgtttccgccgttccggttttggggtgtgacaatatcttACTTTTACATGATTAGACACTTCCAAACAATGATATACCCACGGAAACCCACTACATGCTCTATTTGCTGCTGTTGGTAAGTCTGTAGTTGTTGATTTATAAATGTACGAACAATGGCTAGTCTCATAGGTGTTAAAAGAAAATGGACAGATTGTTGATTCTTACACAAGATAGCATGGGATATCTATCTTTTTATTAAGATAATATATGTTTTAGATCTTGTTTGGTCATATGAAAGCATATCGGGCCATTCCAAACATATTTGGGCCAGGACGAAAGAGAAAAAATGGTCTTTACACAAATTTCAATAACTTttttataataattcaataactaaaagaaaattatttatactaacttttaaatataacattttcgATTACAAAAATCCATatatttaaagaaaaatatttattCTAGTTTTTTGAGATGCAAATTTGCTAATGAAATCTTCAAGAGCGATATTGTCTATCATATAATTAATAATGTCCATAAAAATTTTGGGTCCCTTTAAAAGATAGGTCCTGGACGGTCTCCCCTATCGTCCATCCTCTGGAACAAACCTAATCATGAGAAGAGAGaaagaatattattttattggcTTCCCATATTCAACAATTTATTTTATCGTCGATAAAAGAGAAAGAAGATTATTATATTGGATTCCCATATTCAACAATTCATTTGTCCATCTATTTTTAAGGCACAAAAGCTTTAAAGCAACGTGTCTATGACTGtcaaaatttaaagaaaaaacacAAAAGTACTTAAGTACATCAGGTCTATTTCATGATCTGTAAATTTTTTTTAGGAGACCAAGAAATGGTAAAGAGAGGTTTTGTGAGAGCGTACTCCTAGCCAGCATCTACTCCTTCTCCCTACATGTCAACATTTTAAAACTCAATGCTCTCCTTTCAACATTACTCTCCCTTATTAAGCCAAGTGAGCAATTATTAAGCCGAGTCAACAATTAATCTACAAGAATAGGTTACCACTCGGTAATATTTGAACAAAACATAAACTTCAATGGTTTTTTTTTAGTACAAAGCTCTTACttgaatgatattttttgaacatGTCAAACTTTGATGGTAATTTTTGAATGTTTTTCAAATACACTTACCATTATAAgtcattttcatagatataaaagtGCAAAATAGTCTCTTTAGATGGAGGGATGCATGCTGTAAATTTTTTAAACTATAAGACATAATCTATCTTTTCAAAGGTTGTACTATACCTGAAATTTTAAACAAACCACATATATCATTTTGTAATTTAGTCTTTAACCGGATCCATCCCAAATAGTCCGATTAGTTGATCCATCACATTATACATTATATCACTTTTGATCCCTTCAAGACTTTTCACATGTGAAAATATTCACCAAATTGATCAATATTCTCCAACGTCCTTAAAAAAAGAGTAAACAAAAGAAAGCCAGCCCCAcaatgaatttgaaaaacataaaaagacAATTTATACAGTTAGGAATCCTtggaaaacaaaaacaaaacaaatttatTCCACTtaatttttctttctttctgtataAATTCAAACTCCGATGAGCATTTGTCACCAAGCAGCATATAAAAATGTTTGGAACCTTATCGGAAGAGACAGAAGTGAAGGTGCCGGCAAGCAAAGCCTGGAAGCTCTACGGCACCCTCGAGCTCGCAAAGGTGGCCGCCGGAAAAGTTCTTGAGGCGATTGATGTTGTTGAAGGCGACGGTGGCGTTGGGACCATTCTCAAGGTCACTGTAAAACGCGGTAAACGTCCAAATCATCTAAAAAGTTGATCACTTTTAGCAAATAAACAAATTATTAATaagatgaagtgatattttcagGGTCAGACACCAAGTATTACAAAGAGAAATTTACGAAAATCGATAACGAGAACATGGTTAAGGAGGGTGAAGTGGTGGAAGGAGCCTTTCTGGATATGGGATTTACTTTTTACAGGATCAAGATCGAGATCAAAGACAATCCAAATGATGACACAGGTTTGTCTTGTCTTGTAAAATTGTCGGTTGAATACGAGGTTAAAGAAGAGGCTGCTGCTAATGCTTCTCTTGTCACCAATGAGCCTCTTCTCGCCATTATGAGTGTTGCAAACGAGCATCTCTTGAAAACCAGTTGACGCGAGAGATTTATGGTACGTTTGAAGTGATCCTACAAGTTTTTGATTTGTTGAATAAAGACTTTGTTAGAGAATTACAGTAGATTAGTGTTTTACTGTTTTATTCTCGGTTCATACGATACAAGAACAATCATAGATTGGTGCTGTGGTATAATCTTGTTTGGATAATTAACTTTGTCATTTGGTTCTATCAAATGTTTATATGTAGTTTGTTactgattaaaaataaattaaaatttttctaTACTCATATGGTGAGAGTGAGACACCAGTGAGCGAGCTTTTGCTTAGAGACGTGGTGATAGAATAAAAGATGCAACAATCTAATCCTACATAATACATTAATACATCCAACCCAAATAAATGGAATCATGAGTCGGCAATTAAGCATGAGGTGGCGGCACAGGGTAAAGGTGTGGGAAAAGAGAGAGTGACTAAGCAATTAAGCCGGCTAATTGAGGTGGTGCGGATGTGACGCCGTATAAGTTAAGAATGGGCAGCGGCAGTTCTATGAGCAACCCAACTTCTTAGCTGCTTATCTACCTATACAAAATTTCATTTT of the Lactuca sativa cultivar Salinas chromosome 6, Lsat_Salinas_v11, whole genome shotgun sequence genome contains:
- the LOC111905451 gene encoding norbelladine synthase, translated to MFGTLSEETEVKVPASKAWKLYGTLELAKVAAGKVLEAIDVVEGDGGVGTILKVTVKRGSDTKYYKEKFTKIDNENMVKEGEVVEGAFLDMGFTFYRIKIEIKDNPNDDTGLSCLVKLSVEYEVKEEAAANASLVTNEPLLAIMSVANEHLLKTS